A DNA window from Coffea arabica cultivar ET-39 chromosome 6c, Coffea Arabica ET-39 HiFi, whole genome shotgun sequence contains the following coding sequences:
- the LOC113720406 gene encoding leucine-rich repeat extensin-like protein 1 gives MTKKLGAMLLKQHRPPFLISTIICFFLISQICRPASAAAEDIDGHDLDRIKNDLQKFNFENPSLQQAYIALQAWKQAIFSDPFNFTRNWVGPDVCSYNGVYCAPSPANASLRVVAGIDLNHGDIAGFLPPELGLLTDLALFHLNSNRFCGVIPKTFKNLKLLFELDLSNNRFVGGFPGVVLSLPLLKFLDLRFNDFEGPVPSQVFDKDLDALFLNDNRFRFGIPPNLGNSPVSVLVLANNKLGGCIPGSIGNMARTLNELIFLNDNLTGCIPPEIGLLTKLTVFDVSFNSLQGPLPSTIGRMRSLEQLDVAHNRLTGVIPASICQLPNLQNFTYSFNYFTGEAPVCGAISGRVADGRENCIAGKSNQRSAEECSSDAAKPFDCRKSQCGSFAPKPKPRNRRSPGVGSKPPSPKPNQTPRQFKPASPPPPPTSESSPSTRSHPPPPPTASTPTPTPSPTPTPTPGPSHPPPPTEGVSPVIHNRPPPPPGPVNPEPVHSSPSPPPPVYYQPPPPVETPPPTYQPKAPPPPPVYTPAPTYHAPPPPPPTYQPKSPPPPVYTPTPTYQAPPPPPPPPVYVTSPPPPPPEHKPPTTPAPSPGAYAPNPSHPLPPPPPPYKCNEPPPPPPPECNEPVPPPPPPIEHHWQSPPSPPPPSTPYHYTSPPPPSPSPPPPYVYKSPPPPSPSPPPPYIYSSPPPPSPSPPPPYVHPSPPPPEMNVPLPPITGVSYASPPPPTIPYY, from the coding sequence ATGACCAAAAAACTAGGGGCAATGCTGCTGAAGCAGCATCGCCCACCTTTCTTGATATCCACCATCATTTGCTTCTTCTTGATCTCCCAGATCTGTCGTCCAGCATCTGCAGCAGCAGAAGATATTGATGGTCATGATCTAGACAGAATCAAGAATGATCTCCAGAAGTTCAACTTTGAGAACCCAAGTCTCCAACAAGCCTACATTGCCCTCCAAGCATGGAAACAGGCCATCTTCTCTGATCCCTTCAACTTCACCAGAAACTGGGTAGGTCCGGATGTCTGCTCCTACAATGGAGTCTACTGCGCACCATCTCCTGCCAATGCTTCCCTCAGAGTGGTTGCCGGCATTGACCTCAACCACGGCGACATTGCCGGATTCCTCCCTCCCGAGCTCGGCCTCCTCACCGATCTGGCCCTCTTCCACCTCAACTCCAACAGATTCTGCGGAGTAATCCCCAAAACCTTCAAGAACTTGAAACTCCTATTCGAGCTGGACCTCAGCAACAACAGGTTTGTTGGAGGGTTTCCTGGAGTAGTCCTCTCATTGCCTCTCCTCAAATTCTTGGACCTGAGGTTCAATGACTTTGAAGGGCCGGTTCCATCACAAGTATTCGACAAGGATCTCGATGCATTGTTCCTCAATGACAACAGATTCCGCTTCGGAATCCCACCAAATCTGGGCAACTCCCCTGTTTCTGTCCTTGTTTTGGCTAACAACAAGCTGGGCGGGTGCATCCCAGGCAGCATTGGCAACATGGCAAGAACGTTGAACGAATTAATCTTTCTAAACGACAACCTCACCGGATGTATTCCGCCGGAGATTGGACTGCTGACGAAGCTCACCGTGTTTGACGTGAGCTTCAACAGCCTCCAGGGGCCGCTGCCATCGACCATTGGCAGAATGAGGAGCCTGGAGCAGTTGGATGTGGCGCACAACCGCCTCACAGGTGTGATTCCGGCCAGCATTTGTCAGCTTCCCAATCTGCAGAATTTCACTTATTCTTTCAACTACTTCACTGGGGAGGCTCCGGTTTGTGGTGCCATTTCTGGGAGAGTTGCCGATGGGAGAGAGAACTGCATTGCCGGGAAGAGTAATCAGAGGTCGGCTGAGGAATGCTCTTCTGATGCTGCTAAGCCTTTTGACTGTAGAAAATCTCAGTGCGGGAGCTTTGCTCCGAAGCCGAAGCCGCGGAACAGGAGAAGTCCAGGCGTGGGTTCAAAGCCTCCCTCACCGAAGCCTAATCAGACTCCGAGACAGTTCAAGCCCGCATCTCCTCCGCCGCCGCCGACTTCGGAGTCTTCCCCATCTACTAGATCGCATCCTCCACCACCGCCAACAGCGTCAACGCCAACACCCACGCCCTCGCCAACACCAACTCCGACACCTGGACCATCCCATCCTCCGCCGCCTACTGAGGGAGTTTCTCCGGTGATTCATAACCGACCACCGCCTCCTCCTGGACCGGTGAACCCCGAGCCCGTACATTCATCTCCATCACCACCACCTCCGGTATACTACCAGCCACCTCCACCGGTAGAGACCCCACCTCCTACTTATCAACCTAAAGCACCTCCTCCACCGCCAGTTTACACTCCAGCACCAACTTATCATGCTCCGCCGCCCCCACCTCCTACTTATCAGCCTAAATCACCTCCTCCGCCGGTTTACACTCCAACACCAACTTATCAAGCCCCGccgcctccaccaccaccacctgtTTATGTAacatctcctcctcctcctccacctgAACATAAACCGCCAACTACTCCAGCTCCTTCACCAGGAGCGTATGCACCAAACCCATCGCATCCTCTTCCACCACCACCGCCACCCTACAAATGTAAtgaaccaccaccaccaccaccacctgaATGTAACGAACCTgtcccaccaccaccaccacctatTGAACATCATTGGCAGTCACCTCCATCTCCTCCACCACCCAGTACTCCATATCACTACACCTCCCCACCACCACCATCACCATCGCCACCTCCTCCATATGTATATAAATCACCGCCACCTCCATCACCATCGCCACCGCCTCCATACATTTATTCGTCCCCACCGCCGCCATCACCATCCCCACCTCCACCATACGTGCATCCATCACCGCCGCCACCCGAGATGAACGTTCCCCTTCCTCCAATAACAGGAGTCTCTTATGCATCACCGCCACCACCTACAATTCCATACTATTGA
- the LOC113720409 gene encoding probable protein phosphatase 2C 44 isoform X3 yields the protein MEDYHVAEYRKRGGHVLGLFAIFDGHLGDRVPSYLKDNLFNNILEQPNFWDYPELAIKNAYRSTDDLILENTRQFGPGGSTAVTAIVIDGKDLWIANVGDSRAVVCERGAANQITVDHEPHSERRRIEKKGGFVTTLPGDVPRVNGQLAVARAFGDQNLKAHLSSEPDIRHVPIDSTIEFVILASDGLWKVMKNQEAVDLVKSIKDPQAAAKRLTMEALARKSKDDISCIVIRFG from the exons ATGGAAGATTACCATGTTGCTGAATACAGGAAAAGGGGTGGTCATGTACTCGGACTCTTTGCAATCTTTGATGGGCATCTTGGTGATCGTGTCCCTAGTTATTTGAAAGATAATCTCTTCAATAACATACTTGAACAG CCTAACTTTTGGGATTACCCTGAGCTTGCTATTAAAAATGCTTATCGCTCCACTGATGACCTTATATTGGAGAATACCAGACAATTTGGCCCTGGTGGCTCAACAGCAGTGACGGCTATTGTCATTGATGGAAAAGATTTATGGATAGCAAATGTAGGAGATTCAAGAGCTGTTGTGTGCGAGAGAGGTGCTGCCAATCAAATTACTGTTGACCATGAGCCACATAGTGAACGAAGAAGGATTGAGAAGAAGGGTGGCTTCGTGACTACTCTTCCTG GAGATGTGCCTCGAGTGAATGGCCAACTTGCAGTTGCACGTGCTTTTGgagatcaaaatttgaaagctCATTTGAGTTCTGAACCAGATATACGACATGTTCCTATTGATAGCACAATAGAGTTTGTCATATTGGCAAGTGATGGCTTATGGAAG GTCATGAAGAATCAAGAGGCAGTGGATCTGGTGAAATCCATCAAGGATCCTCAAGCAGCTGCTAAGCGTTTGACCATGGAGGCATTAGCAAGAAAGAGTAAAGATGACATTTCATGCATTGTAATTCGCTTTGGATGA
- the LOC113720409 gene encoding probable protein phosphatase 2C 44 isoform X2: MEAGSSGGPGGGLLTKIKKAACLDFSPPDTGKGKSKVSGSNCKLAHGFHLVEGQSGHSMEDYHVAEYRKRGGHVLGLFAIFDGHLGDRVPSYLKDNLFNNILEQPNFWDYPELAIKNAYRSTDDLILENTRQFGPGGSTAVTAIVIDGKDLWIANVGDSRAVVCERGAANQITVDHEPHSERRRIEKKGGFVTTLPGDVPRVNGQLAVARAFGDQNLKAHLSSEPDIRHVPIDSTIEFVILASDGLWKVMKNQEAVDLVKSIKDPQAAAKRLTMEALARKSKDDISCIVIRFG, translated from the exons atggAGGCTGGCAGTAGTGGCGGACCTGGCGGTGGTCTTCTGACTAAGATCAAG AAAGCTGCTTGTCTCGATTTTTCTCCGCCAGACACGGGAAAGGGAAAAAGCAAGGTATCAGGCAGCAATTGTAAGCTAGCTCATGGGTTCCACTTGGTTGAAGGACAATCAGGACACTCCATGGAAGATTACCATGTTGCTGAATACAGGAAAAGGGGTGGTCATGTACTCGGACTCTTTGCAATCTTTGATGGGCATCTTGGTGATCGTGTCCCTAGTTATTTGAAAGATAATCTCTTCAATAACATACTTGAACAG CCTAACTTTTGGGATTACCCTGAGCTTGCTATTAAAAATGCTTATCGCTCCACTGATGACCTTATATTGGAGAATACCAGACAATTTGGCCCTGGTGGCTCAACAGCAGTGACGGCTATTGTCATTGATGGAAAAGATTTATGGATAGCAAATGTAGGAGATTCAAGAGCTGTTGTGTGCGAGAGAGGTGCTGCCAATCAAATTACTGTTGACCATGAGCCACATAGTGAACGAAGAAGGATTGAGAAGAAGGGTGGCTTCGTGACTACTCTTCCTG GAGATGTGCCTCGAGTGAATGGCCAACTTGCAGTTGCACGTGCTTTTGgagatcaaaatttgaaagctCATTTGAGTTCTGAACCAGATATACGACATGTTCCTATTGATAGCACAATAGAGTTTGTCATATTGGCAAGTGATGGCTTATGGAAG GTCATGAAGAATCAAGAGGCAGTGGATCTGGTGAAATCCATCAAGGATCCTCAAGCAGCTGCTAAGCGTTTGACCATGGAGGCATTAGCAAGAAAGAGTAAAGATGACATTTCATGCATTGTAATTCGCTTTGGATGA
- the LOC113720409 gene encoding probable protein phosphatase 2C 44 isoform X1, translating into MEAGSSGGPGGGLLTKIKAPFLSFLKAACLDFSPPDTGKGKSKVSGSNCKLAHGFHLVEGQSGHSMEDYHVAEYRKRGGHVLGLFAIFDGHLGDRVPSYLKDNLFNNILEQPNFWDYPELAIKNAYRSTDDLILENTRQFGPGGSTAVTAIVIDGKDLWIANVGDSRAVVCERGAANQITVDHEPHSERRRIEKKGGFVTTLPGDVPRVNGQLAVARAFGDQNLKAHLSSEPDIRHVPIDSTIEFVILASDGLWKVMKNQEAVDLVKSIKDPQAAAKRLTMEALARKSKDDISCIVIRFG; encoded by the exons atggAGGCTGGCAGTAGTGGCGGACCTGGCGGTGGTCTTCTGACTAAGATCAAGGcgccctttctttctttcctt AAAGCTGCTTGTCTCGATTTTTCTCCGCCAGACACGGGAAAGGGAAAAAGCAAGGTATCAGGCAGCAATTGTAAGCTAGCTCATGGGTTCCACTTGGTTGAAGGACAATCAGGACACTCCATGGAAGATTACCATGTTGCTGAATACAGGAAAAGGGGTGGTCATGTACTCGGACTCTTTGCAATCTTTGATGGGCATCTTGGTGATCGTGTCCCTAGTTATTTGAAAGATAATCTCTTCAATAACATACTTGAACAG CCTAACTTTTGGGATTACCCTGAGCTTGCTATTAAAAATGCTTATCGCTCCACTGATGACCTTATATTGGAGAATACCAGACAATTTGGCCCTGGTGGCTCAACAGCAGTGACGGCTATTGTCATTGATGGAAAAGATTTATGGATAGCAAATGTAGGAGATTCAAGAGCTGTTGTGTGCGAGAGAGGTGCTGCCAATCAAATTACTGTTGACCATGAGCCACATAGTGAACGAAGAAGGATTGAGAAGAAGGGTGGCTTCGTGACTACTCTTCCTG GAGATGTGCCTCGAGTGAATGGCCAACTTGCAGTTGCACGTGCTTTTGgagatcaaaatttgaaagctCATTTGAGTTCTGAACCAGATATACGACATGTTCCTATTGATAGCACAATAGAGTTTGTCATATTGGCAAGTGATGGCTTATGGAAG GTCATGAAGAATCAAGAGGCAGTGGATCTGGTGAAATCCATCAAGGATCCTCAAGCAGCTGCTAAGCGTTTGACCATGGAGGCATTAGCAAGAAAGAGTAAAGATGACATTTCATGCATTGTAATTCGCTTTGGATGA